The Meriones unguiculatus strain TT.TT164.6M chromosome 3, Bangor_MerUng_6.1, whole genome shotgun sequence genomic sequence TTACCCAGAAttcaggaattttttttgtttttttaattattaatttttaatttttttatattaatcacaagttatttacttcgTATCCCAGCCAGAATTCAGGAAATTAATGTAAGATTTCAGTACATGTAGCCCTTCAGTACAAAAAGGTATATAGACTGTAAGTAGCTAGGGAAAGTTCCTTATATAAGTCCTCTCcctagggaaatgtaaattaatcTTGACCAAAGATAAAAGCCTGATTATAGTAAGTTCATGCTTAACCATTAATGCATCTGACAGGTTCTTTTCTAACGTAGGATCAGATGATGTTTAGGCAGAAGAGGCCTGTCACAAGGTGGAGCTACCTACAATCTTATGGGACAGTGTGGCACGTGGAAGGAATAAAGTTCCCTCTTACTATGTTACTATCCAAAGTTCAAGTTCCAAGTTGTAGTCTGTGAAAATGATGGCAGAAACACTTGACAGTTCCAATGCATAGAAGGTGAATGTGAAGCACTCCTaccaaaaaatttttttgttggAGTCATCAAGCTTCCTGGCATTTAAATCCAGATTCAAATAGACTACCAATACGAGTTCTACCTTCTCCCCTACCATTTAATCCGTCTTTGTCATACTTTGTCACAGATTTGATAACACCTCAGCTACCTATTTGAATATTCTTCCTGCTTTATTCTCTGGATTTTTATCTGGATACTACCACAGtgtcatttttcttatttcttttttttttctatcatcatcatcatcatcattattatttacaatttattcgctttatatcctagttgtagcccctctctcctgtcctcccagtcttaccctccctcctccttcctattCTATCCCACTTCCCTTGTCCACttataggagaagtcctcctcccctactgtctgaccctagcctatcaggtcccatcaggactgtttggatcctcttcctctgtgggctggctaggtctcctcaccagggagaagtgatcaaggcaactgagttcatgtcagagactgtctcttctccccttactagggaacccacatggagactgagctgtctataggctacatctgagcaggcccTCTAGGTCGTCTTCATACATGGtgtttggttgatgcatcagtctcatGGGCCCAgcatttttagctttgttggtctccttgtgaggctgctgtcccctccgggtccttccatatcccccttcttccatagagtctctgcactctgcccaaagtttggctgtgagtctctgcatctgcttccatcccctgctgggtggagtcttttagagaatGTCTGTGGGGAGCTCCCATCCTGCtacctctcttctaccacttcagTGTCTatcatgttttcccttctgaatgagaattaaacatcttccctagggtcctccttgttgtttagcttctttaggacaatagattctggtgtgtttatcctatatcatatggctaatatccacttaaaagtgagtgtacaccatgcatgtccttttgcttctgggttacctcactcaggataatcttttctagttctatccatttgctggcagctttcataatttccttgtttttaatagctgagtagtattgcattgtgtaaatgtgctacgatttctgtatccattctttggttgaaggacatctaggttgtttctagattctggctattacaaataaagtgtcGTTTTTCAATGTGCCTTCTGGATATCCTCCAGTGAGGCCTGTCTTTGCACACCTAGAACTTCATTAgtaatttcctgtgttttcacagACTGGAAAAGTCTAGAATCTAAGGTCTGCTCACATGTTCTACTGAGATTAACTGAAAGAGAAATCTATTCAAGGCCAGTGCTGAAGAAATTATAATCTTTGTCTCAAATCTTCATGATATCGAGCATCGTTTTTGCTTTTTGACCGAAATCTGTGCAATAGGTAATGCCAATGGACATCAATGGAAGAGTTGCTGAACACCGCCAGCAACTTTCCGATACCCTTCTCCCCTGGCACTGTGTCCATCATAGAGCTGAATCCTAACTTCTCAGCATGAAAGTACCTGTGTGACCCTTGGCAAGTAATACAAGTGCTCTAGACTTTATCTGTAAGACAGAAGCCCTTTGCTAAATGACCTACGCTTGTAATTAAGGTAAGCTTTGAATTACTTAGATGAATATAGCTGCTTCTAGGAAAGCAAGCACATGGAAACATATTAATATGTAGATAACATATAATAAGTAAAAATTCACTTTCCTGTGCTGCATTCCTAGGCCTTCTTagaagaaacccacttggatgaaTTCTCTTATTCCACAAAATCATCTGTTTATGCCTCTATTTCTTAATTTACTTTATGTAGTACTATTTGTCTTTATATTATTCAAGAACTTTAGTTTGTTACATCCTACATTTTAATAATTGATATGCATTTTAATCGTGTCTAGGTCCTTTGTTATTTAAAGCATTGCTTCATAACATATCTTTTATATAGTATTCAtaaatcctttttttctcttgtctACTCTCCATGTATCTTAGTCTCTATCAGGTAAATCATTCTTTGTCTATTGTTCAAAGTTTCAGAATTTAAATTCTCTCGTGattataattttcttaatttcttttaaaaactaggTCTGAACATTGACAGCCAAAACTAAAATTATATGACTATTGTTTATTGCACAGCTAGGGGACAAACTTGACTCTGAGAGGAAAATGTAGTTTTGTGTAACAAAACCTGAGTACTTGGAAAGGAGTGTGCCAAGCCGGAAGGTGCATCAAGTCGTTCTGCACACCTCATAGGTTTTGAGAGATTGTATATTGTTGTATATTGCAGGACTTTCTCAGACACACTTGTGGTTCAGATAAGGCACTGAGATTTCTATCTAGTTTAAAGCTTTCGGCCTTTGGCTGGATCAGTCTTTCAGCTAGCTTCtaacttttgctttgttttgttttctttttcaagacagggtttctctatattaagctctgactgtcctggacttgctttgtagaccaggctggcctagaactcacagagttccacctgactcagcctcccaagtacagggattaaaaatgtgtgctgCTAGCTTCTGACTTGACTTGACTTCCTGGCCTGTGTCCTAGCACATGGCTAGCTCTTTACCTCCCTGCTTCTCTTCTGTCCATTCTGTTCTTTCCTGTTTCTCCAATTTTCCCATCACTGCTTGCATTTCCTGCATCCCTCTCTCTGCCCAGAAGTCCCATCCTCATACTTCCTGCCCCAGATACTGGCCATCAGATCTTTATTATAACAAATCAGCAGTAAGATCCATCTTTTCGGTTGCCTTAAGGCATAAAGGGCTGCCTGACCTTCATGTTATGGGCAGGTGTGGAAAGACAAACATTTCCAAATAGAAAACCCAGTGATGGGCCATAAAAGTGACAGTACCAAAATCCTGCCAGCACTTAGTTCTCTGCAGTAATCAACAATTGAAAATATAGAGACACACCTCAATGAAAAGGATGGTCACTCGAACAGTTTTGTCTTAGCATTTTCAGATATTCTCAAACTAGAagttgagacaggctctccttAAGCATGGCTGCACACTGGAATAACAAAAAGAATTGCTATTTAATCTGATGGAATTTCTAATGTAATTTAGCTAAAGGGAGGCACCACCCATTTGACTTCAGTGAACATCCAAAGCTGAGGATCCTGGCTATTAATGCCAATCATGTCTAGTATAGTCAAAGACAATGAAATGCAGACCCCACCAACAAGAGTACAAAGTGAAGCACAGTACCAGCTGAAGGTTtacacacattttatttctttttctgttgtacCTCCCTTATAACAAACCCGTGGTGTGTATGTTTATTAAAATGCCCATTTCCAACCTCGGCCTCTGAGGTGCTTTCTCAGCAGTTGCTGTGTGCATGGAAGACTGACTTTTCTttaaagcctgttcttttcttgaATGAGTGTTCTGGAACATGGGGAACTGGAGGTGTTCAGAGACTACTCTGTGACATGCTCAAGCTCAACAGCTGATTCTCCTGTATTTGTGATTCACATGCATTATCAGCAACTCAATCAAATGTTATCTACTTTCCAGGGTTGACTGAAGCCTTTCAGCTCTCCAAACACCTAGGAGAGCTGGAGCCTGGCAGGTGGGTGACGGGATCTAGTAGGTGTAGGAGGCGGTGAAGAGCGACTGGGTGGCAGCAGCACCTGAAGAGCCTGTGTGAACATACTGTCCTTGGGCTGCCTGGCAGTTGGCCTGAAAATCAAACATAAGAGAAGATAGTGAATTAAGGAACTACAGCCCCTGGCTTGATACTCTCTACTGCTCATTTGAAACCGCCTACACTTCCATTTGATGATTTTAACTCTTTGTAATAATGCTGCTGAAGATTGCTCTTGGTGCCAACTCTGTCTGTGTTTTCTCTCTTGATATCCCAGTTTTCTGGTCACTTCTTGTCAAGTTTGAGGTTCATGTCAGTTATTGCCCATTGCTCTCCTCCTTCTCATCTTTCTAAGACCAATAACAATCTCTTACAGTCCTGTATCCTCTAGATCCTTCTACTTTCAGTGGTCCTCAAGTTTACATTTATTCATactatcccccctctagttctttAAACTCCAAACTCACTCAGTACAGTGCCTGTGTCTGCTTTGTTCACCTCAGTCCTTGTCTCATAGAGCTTATTTAAAACCTAATATTTACTAGTAGACTAAAACTTATTTTGGTCCTTGTTTCTCTTGAACACCTTTTCCCAACAGAACTCTTATTTTTAAGTAGAAcgtcttttatttattctttggcaattttatatgtataaacaATACGTCTTGATAATATATATAACCCTAACTCCTCTTTCCCACTGCCACTAGGAATCATCAACACTTCACATctgttctttttagtttttaataagCCAGAGTCCAATTAGTGCTGCTTGTTAAAATTCCTAACACAAATTTTAAATGGgcccctttctcttctttgtctAAATGTTCATGACAAGGGTCTCTGGTATGCTCCTCAGTGCTAATCTCAAGGTCTCTGCTTTTAATTTCTCTGTATCGTGTTATGTTGATTTCTTGAAACTCTTCTATTTGTTCCTAGAACCCCTGGTTTATCCTCTAGAATTGTTGGGTTTTACCATGTCCTTTCTTGTGCATATTTCCAAATGAAGTGCATCTCAAGTTCAGGCCTTGATCTTGTTGTCTCCATCCCTCTGGAGTGCCTTGTTTGAGAATACCTTTCTGTCTTCTGTCATTAACTGTCTGACTAGGGTAGAAAATTCAAAACCCTTTCTAACCCCAAGCTTCCTACTGAGTTGtcatattacatttttaataccTAGTAGGTACTATCTTAGGAACATTCTCCAAGCAAGAATGTCAGGTTTCACATATCACCTCTATGAAGAAGATAAGAGAGAGCAGCTTCTTACCACGGCCCGCTTCATGAAAGCTTCCTGAGTTGCCTTCTTGTTTGCAGCCTTGCCACCCCAGGCAGCCAGTGCACTGGCCTGTAGGGCTCTTCCATACGAGAAACTTAGTTTCCAGGGCTTTGGCAGAGGGCAACGGTTGATAGCATTGAGGTTGAGGGTAGCATCCTCCTCACTCATACCTCCAGACAAAAAGCAGATTCCTGGAATGAAAGAAGTCATTCTACTGGATTAGTCCCAGCTTGGGAAAACAAGCAATGAGCTAAAAGAAATGCAGTGTCTTAATCTTTCTTCTACTGGATTTTCATGGGACTAGGTCACAGAAGTCAGTTTGTACTTTCTGGGATGAGAAGGGTCTTAATTAGAAGGCCAGTGAAATGCAGAGGCAATGCACATGTGTGAGCCTTCAGTAGACTGAAGAAGATACTTGGCATCACATAGTAGGAGATAAAAGTATTGGATGCCTGTGAGGTAGAAAATGACATCCTGTTACAAGGGTTCAAACAAGTTCCAAACAACTACAAATGTTTGTGCATATCTTCCAAAAGGAGAAGAACTAAAACCTTAAGTCTGAGTAGAAAGAAGGCATTACCAGGAACAGCTGCAGGAACAGTGCGGTGGAGAGCTGTGACAGTGGCCATAGCCACTTGCTCTGGTGTATACTTCTTGCTGCAGGCGTGTCCAGCAGTCACCATGTTTGGCTTTAGCAGGGTGCCTTCCAGGTAAACGTGATGATCATTGAGGGCCTTGTAGACAGCAGCTAGGACCTGAAGAATAAGGggaccaaataaataaaacttggaTTAAGTCTTAGAATCACTCTACCCTGGCACTTCTGCATTCCAAGAGTGCAGGATAAAGTAATCTCCATGTATTTCTTGGCCAAAGCTTCTGATATCTCCAGGTCTTCTCTGGCTATGTATTTGCAAACTGTATTATTGAACCTAATGACATTGGACCATGTCTGCCACTAGCCATTTATCTCAAGAACTGTTGCCATGGCTCTGTTTCCTAGACAACCCATCACTTCTTATTCCTTGGTCAATGTCATCATCTTGGGCTGCCTTAATTATCTTAATGATAATAGTAACATACATTTTAAGAACAGTTCTTCCACATCCTAGTTCAGACCGCATAACTCTCTTTACGATTGGAGAAATTCAGGTGAAGTGACATGTCTGTCATACCTTCTCATGATTTATGAAGAAAATCACCATCTTTCAGAACGGCTATGACTGTTTTAGGAAATCCCATGTGTACAACATAGTTCATAATTTTTCATGTGAACCTTTTACTTTAAGATTTCATAGTGTACACATAGAACTGAGGTCCAAAAGAGGCAATATACCTTGCCCTAGGACCCACCATAGTAGGCAAAAGGACTGACTGTAAGTTCTAAATCTTGTTTCTTACAAGACATCGCACACTGAAATGGGAAAGGTTGATAGGCAGCTCTTTCCCTTTTCCATGCCACATAACGGTTATTTCTAAATTAAAAGAACTAAAGGTTATTTCTGAAATTCATCTATTACATGGTTaagtaaaaaatttttttcttaaaatgaaaatttttatttaactcaaGAACTTTATGTTCCAAACCTACCTTCTCAGAAACATACTGGCAGTGCTCTAGGTCATGGTCTCCGTCAGGAAGCACCTCTGGCTCAACAATAGGTACCAGCccattctgaaaaagaaaatgggaagaaGCACAAAAATGAAGTGATTCTCACTGTAGTCCTCTGCTGGGGAGCAGCCAACAGATGTGGCTGATAGAAAAGGAAGGTTTTAGGGAGAAACGCTACGCAATTTAGCTGAAGGTGGTTAAAAGAAAGGTGGGGTATCTAGTGAGCACCTGGTTCTTAGACACATTGACATTAAAGTGAGGCCAAAAGCTTTTCTGGAATGGGTTTAAAAATACAAacctttaatttatatatttaatactaACTTCAGACCATTCTAGCTACCTAAGAAACTAATGGCATTCTTTTTAAAACAGCCAAGTTTAACATAAGAAATATCTTCTAGTATGAATTAACAAATTTAAGGAGAGTTTATAGTTCTTCCTAGGAATTTCCAGGTACGCACAACTCCAGTAATATTAACAAAATATCCACAGTTACAAATCAAATTTATCTCTAACCTAGAGACTTCAACACATGTTGGCTAGAAATGCTAGTATCCATTCACTGTCCTGTAAGAAGCAAATTGAATTGAGACTAGTTCCAAGATACCACCTATAGTTAGGGAGCTAAGACTATCTTCTCTGGGGCATTATGAAGTATAAACAAGCAGATTTCCTGCTTCTAAAgcagttgttctcaacctgtgggtcaagacccctGAAGATACCCTGCATGTCAGGTGTTTACATTATGAGTCATAACAGAACAATTTATAGTTATGAAatggcaatgaaataattttatggttgggcaaccacaacatgaggaactgtattaaggagtcacagctttaggaagtttgagaaccgaCACTCTAGagcctgatttttattttttattttttgaagcagAGCTGGAGTTTATTCAaagcttttattcttttattttcatattttttaatatttggctTTTGGAACAATGGTAGAGAGCAGCAGTTGATAGATTGACTCTGAAGTCATAGTTTAATAGGACTCCTACTAGCTTGTAGAATTAGAGTTCTCCCTACATACATGACTGTAGTTAAAGTAatgttatatacatgcatatatacacctataaattaaatatatgtatataatatataaaatatgaatatgtGAGTATGGGTAAAATAATTATGTCCATATATATCtgattatgtatatatttatatatactatgtatttgtatatatatattttgtatttatgtattttttaaaagattttaaactttattatgtATAAAGTGTTCTGTCtacatatacacctgcacaccagaagagggcaccagatctcattatagatggttgtgagccaccatgtggttgctgggaattgaacttaggacctctagaagagcagccagtgctcttaacctctgagccatctctcgagacacacacacacacacacacacacacacacatatgtgtatatatatatatatatatacagtatatatatgtgtatgtgtgtgtgtctttgtatatatatatacatatatatatatttatggatcACTGAAGGAAAAAGCTTATGtcagattataatgaaattggaAAGTAGGGCTCTGAAGAAAGGAATGGTCTATTTTTTAGTATAATGTGAAAGGTGCTTACCTGCTGACAAATGCTGGCATAGCGAGCCAGAGCATTGGCATTTTCTTGGATTGCAAGGCTGGAGGGACACTGGTCAGCAATCCTCAGCACAGCACGCCACTTCCCAAAGTCAGCACCATCTTTCTTGTACTGAGCACAGCGTTCGGAGAGGCCATCAAGccctgcaggaaaaaaaaaaaaaaaaaaaaggcttctttGAACCCTGTGCCTGATTTGTGGGGCCTCTGATAAAGTAAAAGACTTTTCCAATGGCTTATCATTGAGAACTAAGAATGCCCAAGCAAATAAGTATTGATTACAGGATGGAGCCAGAAGGCCTAGGTTTAATAACCTCAGATTTGACATACATGTTTGATATACTCTATGTAAAACCTAGAGAACTTGTAGTCGAAAACAATCCTCATAAACATGGAAATCAATGCCCCTAGTGTTTAAATATCTTGACCATAATTTTGAGCATGTGAAAAGTGACAACTGAGACCAACTTCTGCCGAGCTAACCTGAGAGCAGGACCAACTTCTTGGACAGGAAATGCCTTTCCAAAAGATCTGTATAGCATGTTATAAAACAAGGATTGGAACTGACCCCAAAACCTGAggcctttcctctcttctgccccTGGACCTTTCTGTAAAAATAGTGTCTCCAGGGGCAGTGTGTCTTTTCTAGGCAACATACTGAGACTTCAACACATAGCCTAAAATAGAGCATATAACTATTCTGCAAAATAGGTATTGTCACCCATCTTATTGTGATAGAACTAAAGATTGGCCTAGGGCCACACAGTTATTAAAAGGAAGAGGCAGGACTGATGTGttggagatgcagctcagtggtagggtgcttgcccTGCATGTGTCAAGCCTTGGGTTCAACACCCAAGCTGGGTCTTCTAGATTATTCCCATAGTCCAGTACtctggagactgagacagaggcaggttgcTATGAgtttccaggccagtctggatgaaagagagagagagagagagagagagagagagagagagagagagagagactcgaTTTGAGACAGAGAGACTCTATTTCAAAAACCAGACAAGGTTGACCACATGGCTCAGTAAATAAAGATGTTTGCTACCaatggtgacctgagtttgagccccagaacttGCATACAGGAAGGAAAGAACTCATTATCCTAAGTTGTCTTCTGACAACTTAAGTGTCTCCAAACACACAATATGgtataggcacacacacatacacacagacagagaaaaaataTTAGGGTTAGAGTTTAGTTGCAAAGTGATTGCTTAATATACTTAAGGTCCCAGGTCCAATCTGAAGTGGgtgcaggggaggagggaagacaggaaggagagataaggaagggaggtgGGCACTCTGGACTGGGTATGTATCTCAGTTGGCAGGCCTTTGTCTACTGATGTTGGAATGCCCCTggattccatctccagcaccaagGAGTACTGGGAGTAGAAAACCAACATGCAGGTATATTCATGCTGTTAGCACTAATAGTAACTTTTCTTCTGTCACTTGCCTTCCATTCTGGCCCACATGGCATCCTTTGTCTCCTCCATAGGCAGGGAGGGTTCTTACCTTGAATggtggtttctttgtttgttcctGCAAGGGGGGCACCTCCTTGGTCCAACTGTGGATAAATGAACAGGTTGGCAAGGGTCAAACAGGGATGAATGCTCTTGGTGCTGTTCTCATCTTTCGCAAGCATGTGAATTAGGAAGGCATCAGAGTCACTGGGGGGCATAGTTCAGCTCCAGGCAGAAGGATATTACCCTGCTCAGAACAGTCCTTACATTTACTGATCTCGTGCTCCTCCAGACACTGTGTTCAGACAGGAGGTAAGAGATTAAGGGTACAATGTCTGCTCATAGTAGCAGAGATATAAGTGGCCTTTGTGCAAGCAAGTTTCAGTACCCACAGGCTTCAGTTTTCATTTCTACTCTCTTAAAATAAGGATCAACTCTACCTCAGTATTTTGTGTGAAGGATTAAGTGGTGCTTGCAGATGTGTGCACTGAATGCATCCTAGTTTTCGCTGGAGAACTGCATGCTGCATTGAAGCCTCAGGAAGAAGACAGAACAAGTGTGTTAATAAAAACAACCATTGACTGATAAGCTACAGGACAGGGTCTCCTTTAAAACCTCACTTCATCCTTATATCATGCATGAAATAGGTACTAATCATCTCAAGAAATGAGAAAATAGGGATATAGAGAGATTAAATTCcttgaaggaaaacaaaacaaacaaacaaacaaaaagtgagcACTGCAATAGAAGTCTGGGAGAGGATCTAGGTTTCCATCggggaaagagaatggaaaaggGTTGAGAAATGAAGGTGTGCTGTCGGGTTCAGGCCTTGTAGTGCCCAGACTGCtcggagtgtgtggagaaggcaGGGTCAAGTAGGAGTCAGAGTATTCACCTTGATGCCCACCACAATCCCCTTCTCCTTGAGAATGTTTCTGAACAGCTGTCCCTGGCTGTCTTTCTGATAGAGGGTCTCATGGAAAAGGATCACTCCCCCGATGCTCTG encodes the following:
- the Aldob gene encoding fructose-bisphosphate aldolase B — protein: MAHRFPALTAEQKKELSEIAQRIVANGKGILAADESVGTMGNRLQRIKVENTEENRRQFREILFTVDNSISQSIGGVILFHETLYQKDSQGQLFRNILKEKGIVVGIKLDQGGAPLAGTNKETTIQGLDGLSERCAQYKKDGADFGKWRAVLRIADQCPSSLAIQENANALARYASICQQNGLVPIVEPEVLPDGDHDLEHCQYVSEKVLAAVYKALNDHHVYLEGTLLKPNMVTAGHACSKKYTPEQVAMATVTALHRTVPAAVPGICFLSGGMSEEDATLNLNAINRCPLPKPWKLSFSYGRALQASALAAWGGKAANKKATQEAFMKRAVANCQAAQGQYVHTGSSGAAATQSLFTASYTY